The proteins below are encoded in one region of Bombus terrestris chromosome 7, iyBomTerr1.2, whole genome shotgun sequence:
- the LOC100650322 gene encoding UDP-N-acetylglucosamine--peptide N-acetylglucosaminyltransferase 110 kDa subunit isoform X1, with amino-acid sequence MSIRLAEKKENVIKNSTGIIGNVVNSSDDVCNGTVEWQNGQNLLVVTQDTQGKELIAITDNQTINVAVDSYWLLELAHREYQAGDYENAERHCMQLWRQETNNTGVLLLLSSIHFQCRRLEKSAHYSSLAIKQNPLLAEAYSNLGNVYKERGQLQEALENYRHAVRLKPDFIDGYINLAAALVAAGDMEQAVQAYVTALQYNPDLYCVRSDLGNLLKALARLDEAKACYLKAIETRPDFAVAWSNLGCVFNAQGEIWLAIHHFEKAVALDPNFLDAYINLGNVLKEARIFDRAVAAYLRALNLSPNNAVVHGNLACVYYEQGLIDLAIDTYRRAIELQPNFPDAYCNLANALKEKGQVVEAEDCYNTALRLCPSHADSLNNLANIKREQGYIEEATRLYLKALEVFPEFAAAHSNLASVLQQQGKLNEALMHYKEAIRIQPTFADAYSNMGNTLKEMQDIQGALQCYTRAIQINPAFADAHSNLASIHKDSGNIPEAIQSYRTALKLKPDFPDAYCNLAHCLQIVCDWTDYEARMKKLVSIVAEQLDKNRLPSVHPHHSMLYPLSHEFRKAIAARHANLCIEKIHVLHKQPYKYPREIGARLKIGYVSSDFGNHPTSHLMQSIPGLHERQNVEIFCYALSADDGTTFRAKIAREAEHFVDLSQIPCNGKAADRINADGIHILVNMNGYTKGARNEIFALRPAPVQVMWLGYPGTSGASFMDYLITDEVTSPLELANQYSEKLAYMPHTYFIGDHKQMFPHLKERLILTDKLNMKGKVADNVAVINATDLSPMIENTCVKEIREVVVPDAENKPVEISLKVAELPTTTPIETMIASGQCQMSVNGVVVQNGMATTQVNNKTATGEEVPQNIMITTRQQYGLPEDAVVYCNFNQLYKIDPLTLHMWAHILKHVPNSVLWLLRFPAVGEPNLQATAQQLGLAPGRILFSNVAAKEEHVRRGQLADVCLDTPLCNGHTTSMDVLWTGTPVVTLPGETLASRVAASQLNTLGCPELIARTRQEYQDIAIRLGTDREYLKATRAKVWKARSESPLFNCKLYAVGMEMLYKKMWERFARGEKPDHVSAVDKTEMQKLLAAAS; translated from the exons ATGAGTATAAGACTggcagagaagaaagaaaacgtaataaaaaattcGACCGGCATAATTGGAAACGTAGTCAATAGTTCGGATGACGTTTGTAATGGAACCGTCGAGTGGCAAAATGGACAGAATCTTCTAGTTGTTACACAAGATACGCAAGGCAAAGAACTAATTGCAATCACTGATAATCAAACCATTAACGTTGCAGTTGACTCCTATT GGCTACTGGAACTTGCTCATAGAGAGTATCAGGCCGGAGATTATGAAAATGCAGAAAGACATTGTATGCAACTCTGGAGGCAAGAAACAAATAACACAGGAGTTCTTCTATTATTGTCTTCTATTCATTTTCAATGTAGAAGGCTAGAAAA ATCTGCACATTACAGTAGCTTAGCAATAAAGCAAAATCCTTTATTGGCAGAGGCTTACAGCAATCTTGGAAATGTTTACAAGGAACGTGGCCAACTACAGGAAGCTTTGGAAAACTATCGACATGCTGTTAGATTGAAACCAGATTTCATTGATGGTTACATCAATCTAGCAGCTGCATTAGTAGCTGCAGGAGATATGGAACAAGCAGTTCAAGCATATGTAACTGCTCTACAATATAACCCT GATCTTTACTGTGTGAGAAGCGATCTCGGTAATCTTTTGAAAGCATTAGCAAGACTTGATGAAGCCAAG GCTTGCTATCTAAAGGCGATTGAAACGCGTCCAGACTTCGCAGTCGCATGGAGCAATCTTGGCTGTGTATTCAACGCTCAAGGCGAGATTTGGTTGGCGATCCATCACTTTGAGAAGGCCGTAGCTTTGGACCCAAATTTCCTGGATGCCTACATCAATCTTGGCAATGTACTCAAAGAGGCTAGAATCTTTGATAG AGCTGTAGCTGCTTATCTGCGTGCTTTGAATCTCAGTCCTAACAATGCAGTCGTACATGGAAATCTGGCGTGTGTCTACTATGAACAAGG GCTTATCGATTTGGCGATTGATACATATCGTCGTGCTATTGAACTACAACCAAATTTCCCAGATGCTTACTGCAATTTGGCGAACGCGCTCAAGGAAAAGGGACAAGTGGTCGAGGCTGAGGATTGCTATAATACGGCTCTCCGCCTCTGCCCCTCACATGCCGATTCCCTTAATAATCTg GCCAACATAAAACGTGAACAAGGATATATCGAAGAAGCAACTCGATTATATCTGAAAGCGCTTGAAGTATTCCCTGAGTTTGCCGCAGCTCATAGCAATCTGGCTTCCGTATTACAGCAACAAGGAAAATTAAATGAAGCACTGATGCATTACAAGGAGGCTATTCGTATTCAGCCAACTTTCGCGGATGCGTACTCGAACATGGGCAATACTCTGAAAGAAATGCAAGATATACAAGGAGCTCTTCAATGCTATACAAGAGCTATTCAAATTAATCCCGCTTTCGCTGACGCCCATTCCAATTTAGCTTCGATTCATAAGGATTCTGGAAACATTCCTGAGGCTATTCAATCATACCGAACTGCGTTAAAGCTGAAGCCTGACTTCCCTGATGCATATTGTAACTTAGCGCATTGCCTTCAGATCGTTTGCGATTGGACTGATTATGAAGCTCGAATGAAGAAATTAGTTTCGATCGTTGCTGAACAACTGGACAAGAATAGGTTGCCTAGCGTACATCCACACCATTCCATGCTCTATCCGTTGTCTCATGAATTTAGAAAGGCTATTGCCGCTAGGCATGCAAATCTTTGCATCGAGAAg ATTCATGTTCTACATAAACAACCATACAAGTATCCACGTGAGATTGGTGCTCGCTTAAAGATTGGCTATGTCTCGTCAGATTTTGGAAATCATCCTACTAGTCATCTTATGCAATCAATCCCAGGACTGCACGAGAGACAGAATGTTGAAATCTTTTGCTACGCTCTCAGCGCAGATGACGGAACCACGTTCCGAGCAAAGATTGCCAGAGAAGCTGAACATTTTGTAGATCTATCACAGATTCCGTGCAATGGAAAAGCAGCTGATCGTATTAACGCGGATGGAATTCATATTTTAGTAAATATGAATGGATACACGAAAGGAGcgagaaatgaaatattcgctctGAGACCAGCACCTGTTCAAGTGATGTGGCTTGGATATCCAGGAACATCAGGAGCTAGTTTCATGGATTATTTAATTACAGATGAAGTTACATCACCATTGGAACTTGCTAATCAATACAGCGAAAAACTTGCTTACATGCCACACACTTATTTTATTGGAGATCATAA GCAAATGTTCCCACATTTAAAGGAACGTCTCATCTTAACGGACAAACTGAATATGAAGGGCAAGGTAGCAGATAACGTAGCTGTAATAAATGCCACCGATCTTTCTCCAATGATTGAAAATACCTGTGTCAAAGAAATTCGCGAAGTAGTTGTACCGGACGCTGAAAACAAACCAGTAGAAATTTCGCTGAAAGTTGCAGAACTGCCAACCACTACTCCTATCGAAACAATGATTGCTTCTGGACAATGCCAAATGTCCGTAAATGGTGTCGTAGTTCAAAATGGTATGGCCACTACGCAAGTGAACAATAAAACAGCTACGGGTGAAGAAGTGCCTCAAAATATTATGATCACAACGAGGCAACAGTATGGTCTACCAGAAGATGCAGTCGTTTATTGCAATTTCAATCAGTTATATAAAATTGATCCGCTCACGCTTCATATGTGGGCACAT ATCCTAAAACACGTGCCAAACTCTGTATTATGGCTGCTACGCTTTCCGGCCGTTGGTGAACCAAACTTACAAGCAACAGCTCAACAGTTGGGCTTAGCCCCCGGTAGGATCCTGTTTAGTAATGTTGCTGCGAAGGAAGAGCATGTTAGACGAGGACAGTTAGCCGACGTATGCTTGGACACACCGCTTTGCAATGGTCACACTACTAGCATGGATGTTTTATGGACCGGAACTCCGGTGGTTACACTACCAGGTGAAACGTTAGCGTCTCGCGTTGCTGCTAGTCAATTGAATACTTTGGGATGCCCTGAATTGATTGCACGAACACGACAAGAATACCAGGATATTGCAATTCGTTTGGGTACTGACAGGGAATA CTTGAAAGCAACACGAGCCAAAGTATGGAAAGCAAGATCTGAAAGTCCTTTATTCAATTGCAAGCTATATGCAGTAGGCATGGAAATGCTGTACAAAAAAATGTGGGAACGTTTCGCGAGAGGCGAAAAACCTGATCATGTGTCAGCAGTAGACAAAACCGAAATGCAAAAATTACTAGCAGCTGCATCTTAA
- the LOC100650322 gene encoding UDP-N-acetylglucosamine--peptide N-acetylglucosaminyltransferase 110 kDa subunit isoform X2 gives MVVVIMQAQQQPQQQQQQNHQQIAGTSVILKMNEIQQLSTVGLLELAHREYQAGDYENAERHCMQLWRQETNNTGVLLLLSSIHFQCRRLEKSAHYSSLAIKQNPLLAEAYSNLGNVYKERGQLQEALENYRHAVRLKPDFIDGYINLAAALVAAGDMEQAVQAYVTALQYNPDLYCVRSDLGNLLKALARLDEAKACYLKAIETRPDFAVAWSNLGCVFNAQGEIWLAIHHFEKAVALDPNFLDAYINLGNVLKEARIFDRAVAAYLRALNLSPNNAVVHGNLACVYYEQGLIDLAIDTYRRAIELQPNFPDAYCNLANALKEKGQVVEAEDCYNTALRLCPSHADSLNNLANIKREQGYIEEATRLYLKALEVFPEFAAAHSNLASVLQQQGKLNEALMHYKEAIRIQPTFADAYSNMGNTLKEMQDIQGALQCYTRAIQINPAFADAHSNLASIHKDSGNIPEAIQSYRTALKLKPDFPDAYCNLAHCLQIVCDWTDYEARMKKLVSIVAEQLDKNRLPSVHPHHSMLYPLSHEFRKAIAARHANLCIEKIHVLHKQPYKYPREIGARLKIGYVSSDFGNHPTSHLMQSIPGLHERQNVEIFCYALSADDGTTFRAKIAREAEHFVDLSQIPCNGKAADRINADGIHILVNMNGYTKGARNEIFALRPAPVQVMWLGYPGTSGASFMDYLITDEVTSPLELANQYSEKLAYMPHTYFIGDHKQMFPHLKERLILTDKLNMKGKVADNVAVINATDLSPMIENTCVKEIREVVVPDAENKPVEISLKVAELPTTTPIETMIASGQCQMSVNGVVVQNGMATTQVNNKTATGEEVPQNIMITTRQQYGLPEDAVVYCNFNQLYKIDPLTLHMWAHILKHVPNSVLWLLRFPAVGEPNLQATAQQLGLAPGRILFSNVAAKEEHVRRGQLADVCLDTPLCNGHTTSMDVLWTGTPVVTLPGETLASRVAASQLNTLGCPELIARTRQEYQDIAIRLGTDREYLKATRAKVWKARSESPLFNCKLYAVGMEMLYKKMWERFARGEKPDHVSAVDKTEMQKLLAAAS, from the exons GGCTACTGGAACTTGCTCATAGAGAGTATCAGGCCGGAGATTATGAAAATGCAGAAAGACATTGTATGCAACTCTGGAGGCAAGAAACAAATAACACAGGAGTTCTTCTATTATTGTCTTCTATTCATTTTCAATGTAGAAGGCTAGAAAA ATCTGCACATTACAGTAGCTTAGCAATAAAGCAAAATCCTTTATTGGCAGAGGCTTACAGCAATCTTGGAAATGTTTACAAGGAACGTGGCCAACTACAGGAAGCTTTGGAAAACTATCGACATGCTGTTAGATTGAAACCAGATTTCATTGATGGTTACATCAATCTAGCAGCTGCATTAGTAGCTGCAGGAGATATGGAACAAGCAGTTCAAGCATATGTAACTGCTCTACAATATAACCCT GATCTTTACTGTGTGAGAAGCGATCTCGGTAATCTTTTGAAAGCATTAGCAAGACTTGATGAAGCCAAG GCTTGCTATCTAAAGGCGATTGAAACGCGTCCAGACTTCGCAGTCGCATGGAGCAATCTTGGCTGTGTATTCAACGCTCAAGGCGAGATTTGGTTGGCGATCCATCACTTTGAGAAGGCCGTAGCTTTGGACCCAAATTTCCTGGATGCCTACATCAATCTTGGCAATGTACTCAAAGAGGCTAGAATCTTTGATAG AGCTGTAGCTGCTTATCTGCGTGCTTTGAATCTCAGTCCTAACAATGCAGTCGTACATGGAAATCTGGCGTGTGTCTACTATGAACAAGG GCTTATCGATTTGGCGATTGATACATATCGTCGTGCTATTGAACTACAACCAAATTTCCCAGATGCTTACTGCAATTTGGCGAACGCGCTCAAGGAAAAGGGACAAGTGGTCGAGGCTGAGGATTGCTATAATACGGCTCTCCGCCTCTGCCCCTCACATGCCGATTCCCTTAATAATCTg GCCAACATAAAACGTGAACAAGGATATATCGAAGAAGCAACTCGATTATATCTGAAAGCGCTTGAAGTATTCCCTGAGTTTGCCGCAGCTCATAGCAATCTGGCTTCCGTATTACAGCAACAAGGAAAATTAAATGAAGCACTGATGCATTACAAGGAGGCTATTCGTATTCAGCCAACTTTCGCGGATGCGTACTCGAACATGGGCAATACTCTGAAAGAAATGCAAGATATACAAGGAGCTCTTCAATGCTATACAAGAGCTATTCAAATTAATCCCGCTTTCGCTGACGCCCATTCCAATTTAGCTTCGATTCATAAGGATTCTGGAAACATTCCTGAGGCTATTCAATCATACCGAACTGCGTTAAAGCTGAAGCCTGACTTCCCTGATGCATATTGTAACTTAGCGCATTGCCTTCAGATCGTTTGCGATTGGACTGATTATGAAGCTCGAATGAAGAAATTAGTTTCGATCGTTGCTGAACAACTGGACAAGAATAGGTTGCCTAGCGTACATCCACACCATTCCATGCTCTATCCGTTGTCTCATGAATTTAGAAAGGCTATTGCCGCTAGGCATGCAAATCTTTGCATCGAGAAg ATTCATGTTCTACATAAACAACCATACAAGTATCCACGTGAGATTGGTGCTCGCTTAAAGATTGGCTATGTCTCGTCAGATTTTGGAAATCATCCTACTAGTCATCTTATGCAATCAATCCCAGGACTGCACGAGAGACAGAATGTTGAAATCTTTTGCTACGCTCTCAGCGCAGATGACGGAACCACGTTCCGAGCAAAGATTGCCAGAGAAGCTGAACATTTTGTAGATCTATCACAGATTCCGTGCAATGGAAAAGCAGCTGATCGTATTAACGCGGATGGAATTCATATTTTAGTAAATATGAATGGATACACGAAAGGAGcgagaaatgaaatattcgctctGAGACCAGCACCTGTTCAAGTGATGTGGCTTGGATATCCAGGAACATCAGGAGCTAGTTTCATGGATTATTTAATTACAGATGAAGTTACATCACCATTGGAACTTGCTAATCAATACAGCGAAAAACTTGCTTACATGCCACACACTTATTTTATTGGAGATCATAA GCAAATGTTCCCACATTTAAAGGAACGTCTCATCTTAACGGACAAACTGAATATGAAGGGCAAGGTAGCAGATAACGTAGCTGTAATAAATGCCACCGATCTTTCTCCAATGATTGAAAATACCTGTGTCAAAGAAATTCGCGAAGTAGTTGTACCGGACGCTGAAAACAAACCAGTAGAAATTTCGCTGAAAGTTGCAGAACTGCCAACCACTACTCCTATCGAAACAATGATTGCTTCTGGACAATGCCAAATGTCCGTAAATGGTGTCGTAGTTCAAAATGGTATGGCCACTACGCAAGTGAACAATAAAACAGCTACGGGTGAAGAAGTGCCTCAAAATATTATGATCACAACGAGGCAACAGTATGGTCTACCAGAAGATGCAGTCGTTTATTGCAATTTCAATCAGTTATATAAAATTGATCCGCTCACGCTTCATATGTGGGCACAT ATCCTAAAACACGTGCCAAACTCTGTATTATGGCTGCTACGCTTTCCGGCCGTTGGTGAACCAAACTTACAAGCAACAGCTCAACAGTTGGGCTTAGCCCCCGGTAGGATCCTGTTTAGTAATGTTGCTGCGAAGGAAGAGCATGTTAGACGAGGACAGTTAGCCGACGTATGCTTGGACACACCGCTTTGCAATGGTCACACTACTAGCATGGATGTTTTATGGACCGGAACTCCGGTGGTTACACTACCAGGTGAAACGTTAGCGTCTCGCGTTGCTGCTAGTCAATTGAATACTTTGGGATGCCCTGAATTGATTGCACGAACACGACAAGAATACCAGGATATTGCAATTCGTTTGGGTACTGACAGGGAATA CTTGAAAGCAACACGAGCCAAAGTATGGAAAGCAAGATCTGAAAGTCCTTTATTCAATTGCAAGCTATATGCAGTAGGCATGGAAATGCTGTACAAAAAAATGTGGGAACGTTTCGCGAGAGGCGAAAAACCTGATCATGTGTCAGCAGTAGACAAAACCGAAATGCAAAAATTACTAGCAGCTGCATCTTAA
- the LOC100650322 gene encoding UDP-N-acetylglucosamine--peptide N-acetylglucosaminyltransferase 110 kDa subunit isoform X3: MAGLLELAHREYQAGDYENAERHCMQLWRQETNNTGVLLLLSSIHFQCRRLEKSAHYSSLAIKQNPLLAEAYSNLGNVYKERGQLQEALENYRHAVRLKPDFIDGYINLAAALVAAGDMEQAVQAYVTALQYNPDLYCVRSDLGNLLKALARLDEAKACYLKAIETRPDFAVAWSNLGCVFNAQGEIWLAIHHFEKAVALDPNFLDAYINLGNVLKEARIFDRAVAAYLRALNLSPNNAVVHGNLACVYYEQGLIDLAIDTYRRAIELQPNFPDAYCNLANALKEKGQVVEAEDCYNTALRLCPSHADSLNNLANIKREQGYIEEATRLYLKALEVFPEFAAAHSNLASVLQQQGKLNEALMHYKEAIRIQPTFADAYSNMGNTLKEMQDIQGALQCYTRAIQINPAFADAHSNLASIHKDSGNIPEAIQSYRTALKLKPDFPDAYCNLAHCLQIVCDWTDYEARMKKLVSIVAEQLDKNRLPSVHPHHSMLYPLSHEFRKAIAARHANLCIEKIHVLHKQPYKYPREIGARLKIGYVSSDFGNHPTSHLMQSIPGLHERQNVEIFCYALSADDGTTFRAKIAREAEHFVDLSQIPCNGKAADRINADGIHILVNMNGYTKGARNEIFALRPAPVQVMWLGYPGTSGASFMDYLITDEVTSPLELANQYSEKLAYMPHTYFIGDHKQMFPHLKERLILTDKLNMKGKVADNVAVINATDLSPMIENTCVKEIREVVVPDAENKPVEISLKVAELPTTTPIETMIASGQCQMSVNGVVVQNGMATTQVNNKTATGEEVPQNIMITTRQQYGLPEDAVVYCNFNQLYKIDPLTLHMWAHILKHVPNSVLWLLRFPAVGEPNLQATAQQLGLAPGRILFSNVAAKEEHVRRGQLADVCLDTPLCNGHTTSMDVLWTGTPVVTLPGETLASRVAASQLNTLGCPELIARTRQEYQDIAIRLGTDREYLKATRAKVWKARSESPLFNCKLYAVGMEMLYKKMWERFARGEKPDHVSAVDKTEMQKLLAAAS, encoded by the exons GGCTACTGGAACTTGCTCATAGAGAGTATCAGGCCGGAGATTATGAAAATGCAGAAAGACATTGTATGCAACTCTGGAGGCAAGAAACAAATAACACAGGAGTTCTTCTATTATTGTCTTCTATTCATTTTCAATGTAGAAGGCTAGAAAA ATCTGCACATTACAGTAGCTTAGCAATAAAGCAAAATCCTTTATTGGCAGAGGCTTACAGCAATCTTGGAAATGTTTACAAGGAACGTGGCCAACTACAGGAAGCTTTGGAAAACTATCGACATGCTGTTAGATTGAAACCAGATTTCATTGATGGTTACATCAATCTAGCAGCTGCATTAGTAGCTGCAGGAGATATGGAACAAGCAGTTCAAGCATATGTAACTGCTCTACAATATAACCCT GATCTTTACTGTGTGAGAAGCGATCTCGGTAATCTTTTGAAAGCATTAGCAAGACTTGATGAAGCCAAG GCTTGCTATCTAAAGGCGATTGAAACGCGTCCAGACTTCGCAGTCGCATGGAGCAATCTTGGCTGTGTATTCAACGCTCAAGGCGAGATTTGGTTGGCGATCCATCACTTTGAGAAGGCCGTAGCTTTGGACCCAAATTTCCTGGATGCCTACATCAATCTTGGCAATGTACTCAAAGAGGCTAGAATCTTTGATAG AGCTGTAGCTGCTTATCTGCGTGCTTTGAATCTCAGTCCTAACAATGCAGTCGTACATGGAAATCTGGCGTGTGTCTACTATGAACAAGG GCTTATCGATTTGGCGATTGATACATATCGTCGTGCTATTGAACTACAACCAAATTTCCCAGATGCTTACTGCAATTTGGCGAACGCGCTCAAGGAAAAGGGACAAGTGGTCGAGGCTGAGGATTGCTATAATACGGCTCTCCGCCTCTGCCCCTCACATGCCGATTCCCTTAATAATCTg GCCAACATAAAACGTGAACAAGGATATATCGAAGAAGCAACTCGATTATATCTGAAAGCGCTTGAAGTATTCCCTGAGTTTGCCGCAGCTCATAGCAATCTGGCTTCCGTATTACAGCAACAAGGAAAATTAAATGAAGCACTGATGCATTACAAGGAGGCTATTCGTATTCAGCCAACTTTCGCGGATGCGTACTCGAACATGGGCAATACTCTGAAAGAAATGCAAGATATACAAGGAGCTCTTCAATGCTATACAAGAGCTATTCAAATTAATCCCGCTTTCGCTGACGCCCATTCCAATTTAGCTTCGATTCATAAGGATTCTGGAAACATTCCTGAGGCTATTCAATCATACCGAACTGCGTTAAAGCTGAAGCCTGACTTCCCTGATGCATATTGTAACTTAGCGCATTGCCTTCAGATCGTTTGCGATTGGACTGATTATGAAGCTCGAATGAAGAAATTAGTTTCGATCGTTGCTGAACAACTGGACAAGAATAGGTTGCCTAGCGTACATCCACACCATTCCATGCTCTATCCGTTGTCTCATGAATTTAGAAAGGCTATTGCCGCTAGGCATGCAAATCTTTGCATCGAGAAg ATTCATGTTCTACATAAACAACCATACAAGTATCCACGTGAGATTGGTGCTCGCTTAAAGATTGGCTATGTCTCGTCAGATTTTGGAAATCATCCTACTAGTCATCTTATGCAATCAATCCCAGGACTGCACGAGAGACAGAATGTTGAAATCTTTTGCTACGCTCTCAGCGCAGATGACGGAACCACGTTCCGAGCAAAGATTGCCAGAGAAGCTGAACATTTTGTAGATCTATCACAGATTCCGTGCAATGGAAAAGCAGCTGATCGTATTAACGCGGATGGAATTCATATTTTAGTAAATATGAATGGATACACGAAAGGAGcgagaaatgaaatattcgctctGAGACCAGCACCTGTTCAAGTGATGTGGCTTGGATATCCAGGAACATCAGGAGCTAGTTTCATGGATTATTTAATTACAGATGAAGTTACATCACCATTGGAACTTGCTAATCAATACAGCGAAAAACTTGCTTACATGCCACACACTTATTTTATTGGAGATCATAA GCAAATGTTCCCACATTTAAAGGAACGTCTCATCTTAACGGACAAACTGAATATGAAGGGCAAGGTAGCAGATAACGTAGCTGTAATAAATGCCACCGATCTTTCTCCAATGATTGAAAATACCTGTGTCAAAGAAATTCGCGAAGTAGTTGTACCGGACGCTGAAAACAAACCAGTAGAAATTTCGCTGAAAGTTGCAGAACTGCCAACCACTACTCCTATCGAAACAATGATTGCTTCTGGACAATGCCAAATGTCCGTAAATGGTGTCGTAGTTCAAAATGGTATGGCCACTACGCAAGTGAACAATAAAACAGCTACGGGTGAAGAAGTGCCTCAAAATATTATGATCACAACGAGGCAACAGTATGGTCTACCAGAAGATGCAGTCGTTTATTGCAATTTCAATCAGTTATATAAAATTGATCCGCTCACGCTTCATATGTGGGCACAT ATCCTAAAACACGTGCCAAACTCTGTATTATGGCTGCTACGCTTTCCGGCCGTTGGTGAACCAAACTTACAAGCAACAGCTCAACAGTTGGGCTTAGCCCCCGGTAGGATCCTGTTTAGTAATGTTGCTGCGAAGGAAGAGCATGTTAGACGAGGACAGTTAGCCGACGTATGCTTGGACACACCGCTTTGCAATGGTCACACTACTAGCATGGATGTTTTATGGACCGGAACTCCGGTGGTTACACTACCAGGTGAAACGTTAGCGTCTCGCGTTGCTGCTAGTCAATTGAATACTTTGGGATGCCCTGAATTGATTGCACGAACACGACAAGAATACCAGGATATTGCAATTCGTTTGGGTACTGACAGGGAATA CTTGAAAGCAACACGAGCCAAAGTATGGAAAGCAAGATCTGAAAGTCCTTTATTCAATTGCAAGCTATATGCAGTAGGCATGGAAATGCTGTACAAAAAAATGTGGGAACGTTTCGCGAGAGGCGAAAAACCTGATCATGTGTCAGCAGTAGACAAAACCGAAATGCAAAAATTACTAGCAGCTGCATCTTAA